One Gemmatimonadaceae bacterium genomic window, CCTACGCGACTTCATGGGTCGAGCGTCTCGTAATTGAGTCAGCGACTGAATCGGCGGAGCGCCACCGGGTCGCGACGAGACTCGTGCAGGCGCAGCTTGATACGCTGCGGCTGCAGCTGAGCCCGCACTTCCTCTTCAATGCGTTGAACAGCGCGATGGCCCTCATCGCGACGAACTCGAAAGGGGCCGAGCGGATGCTCGCCGAGATCAGCGACTTCCTGCGCTCAGTACTCCACAGCTCGACGGAGCCGGAGGTGACAGTGGACCGGGAGCTGGCGCTGCTTCAGAACTACGTCGAGATCCAGCGCGTGCGATTCGGCGACAAGCTGATCGCGACATTCGACGTTGACGAGTCCGTGCGCCAGGCGATGGTGCCGAGCCTCCTCCTCCAGCCCCTCGTTGAAAATTCGATACGGCATGGGATCGGTCCGCGGGCTGCGGGCGGCAAGATCGCGGTGTGCGTTCGTCCCAAAGGCGACATGCTGCGGATAGACGTCGTGGACGATGGCGTCGGCCTGCCTTCCCGGCGCGCGCGGGAAAAACAGCGGGGACCCGGGTTGGGGCTCGCCAACACCGCGACACGTCTCAACCACCTTTACGGTGAGCGGCACACGTTCGAGACGGGGCCCGGCACCAATGGCGGCTTCGCGGTGCACCTGTCGCTTCCGCTCAAGCTTTCCCGTGCGACGAGCGCGCACGAACTTCACGGTATGGAGGAAGTGACGGCGTGACATCGGTTCCAGCTACTGCAGCCATCCGGATAATCATCGTGGACGACGAGGACCTCGCGAGGCAGCGGCTGCGCATGCTCCTCGCGAAGCGTCCGGACTTTGAGCTGGTGGGCGAGTGCGCGACGGGGACGGACGCGGTGCGGACGATCCGCTCGATCAAGCCGGACATGGTGCTGCTCGACGTGCAGATGCCGGAGCTCGACGGGTTCGACGTCATCAGCGAGATCGGCGCGCAGAACATGCCGCCGGTGATATTCGCGACCGCGTTCGACGATTACGCAGTGGACGCGTTCGAGGTGGGTGCAGCGGATTATCTCCTGAAGCCGGTGGACGAGGACCGGTTCAATCGCACGCTGGACAGGGCCGCCCGGCGGTTTCGCGAGGCCGGTGACGGCTCGACCGCGGCGCAAATGTCCGCGATTCTCCGGAAAATCTCGGCGCTCTCACCGTCCAGCACGCGGTTCGCCGTGAAGGTGCACGGAAAGGTGCTGTTTCTCGATCCCGCGGAGATCTACTGGATTCAGGCGCGGGACGACGTGGCGCGCGTGCATCTCGTCGACTCCGCATACGACGTGCGCGAGCCCCTCAGCCACCTCGAGGCGCGGCTCCCCGCCGGGTCGTTTCTCCGAGTGCACCGCTCTGTCATCGTGAATACCGCGCACATCCGGGCCGCGGAACCGTTCGACCAGGGTGACCAGATGCTGATCCTGCGGAACGGCAAGCGCATCACGACCGGCAGGAGCTTCCGCAAGATTGTCCAGGATTTTCTGCGCGGCGCAACCTGACGCTCATCCTGACGCTCACCCTGATCAATTTCAGCTTAAAGCCTGATTCAGAGGGCCTCTGGTGATCGCGCTGTGGTCTCCCATCACGTCGAATAACTTTGCGGTAATGTTGCTGATGGCTGGGCTCGACTTGAGAGCCGCGACGATCGGCCCGGCCATATAAGACTCCGCTGCAGCTTTGCTTTCGAAAAGGTAGATACCACCGGCCTCGTTTTCTGCCTCATTCATCAACCAGACCTTCCAGCGGAGACCGGGCAAGTCCGCAATCGGTTGTGCCACGTCGAGCCACGCTGCTGCCAAGTCGGCGCGCGGGATGCTGAACTTGAGATTCACCTGCAGTATTTGCTGTGGCATTCGGTTCTCCTGTTGTTTGGTACTGCCGATTGGATGCACATCTGTTAATCGGGCCGACGCGGCGACAGGCACCATGAGGTGCTCATACGGCGTTCCTGGCCACATGACGAACGGCTGCCCCGGATTGGTCGGCTCGCGCGGGTGCCCTTGGAGCATCCCGCGCGTGTTCAAGATCATCAGCGCC contains:
- a CDS encoding YdhR family protein, which gives rise to MFRSTALPALSVLLLSLGACVPSAQVTPARPIDVPAGDAALIANATSAAPEAIARTATVIASDSKGQMRTVRKGSGEFTCFPDDPTTPGNAPMCFDQAGLAWAQAWMSNQSPAPNLPIGIAYMLQSSWTQSNADPHAATVPGTPGVQTGPALMILNTRGMLQGHPREPTNPGQPFVMWPGTPYEHLMVPVAASARLTDVHPIGSTKQQENRMPQQILQVNLKFSIPRADLAAAWLDVAQPIADLPGLRWKVWLMNEAENEAGGIYLFESKAAAESYMAGPIVAALKSSPAISNITAKLFDVMGDHSAITRGPLNQALS
- a CDS encoding LytTR family DNA-binding domain-containing protein; its protein translation is MTSVPATAAIRIIIVDDEDLARQRLRMLLAKRPDFELVGECATGTDAVRTIRSIKPDMVLLDVQMPELDGFDVISEIGAQNMPPVIFATAFDDYAVDAFEVGAADYLLKPVDEDRFNRTLDRAARRFREAGDGSTAAQMSAILRKISALSPSSTRFAVKVHGKVLFLDPAEIYWIQARDDVARVHLVDSAYDVREPLSHLEARLPAGSFLRVHRSVIVNTAHIRAAEPFDQGDQMLILRNGKRITTGRSFRKIVQDFLRGAT
- a CDS encoding histidine kinase → MNALRGAILVLLAIAALAYAPALAPELERVNALLLVPTLTWTLAQYLIWYRNPQLPEWLPMTNAIVDVTAVTGIIAGYAVAGSGTLALRSPIFMMYFVVLAARPVASSVRKTALVAILVFAEYAALFAWLLATDRIDPIVNPVIAVAAGRLSYLDEGACLMLLAIAGGVATYATSWVERLVIESATESAERHRVATRLVQAQLDTLRLQLSPHFLFNALNSAMALIATNSKGAERMLAEISDFLRSVLHSSTEPEVTVDRELALLQNYVEIQRVRFGDKLIATFDVDESVRQAMVPSLLLQPLVENSIRHGIGPRAAGGKIAVCVRPKGDMLRIDVVDDGVGLPSRRAREKQRGPGLGLANTATRLNHLYGERHTFETGPGTNGGFAVHLSLPLKLSRATSAHELHGMEEVTA